Below is a genomic region from Botrytis cinerea B05.10 chromosome 2, complete sequence.
CTGCTATGATTCATGGCTCATTGATTTCTCTAGGACCACGGATACCTCATTCGTTGATAATCCTCCTCCAACCTCCTCGAGAGCAACCCCGAAATTTACAACCCCAGTACCATCCAGAATAGCAGGCCCTTCTGGCCGAGGTGGATCTTCGGGCGGCTCTGGCTCATCTGGTCGAGGCATTCCCGTTCCGCGTGGTGGACGTGGCGGTAGAGCAAGTGGTCTTGCAAGAGGTCGAGGTCGGGGTGTAAGATGAGACGGAAATACACATTAGAAAATCCCTTCTCCACCATGATACCCCGCCATAGATTTTGTAGTAGCCACGATAAACTAAGCTTTGATAAACCCCTTCTATGATTACTCCATGTCGAGGGGCAATGACATCGGTGCTCAGGTTTCCTGGTCGTCGATAATTCCGGAGTTTTCCATCTCTACCTCTACGTCGAGAGCCTTATTTCTCTCGCCATTATCTGCAGGTCCTTGGCCAATAGCTGCTTCGGCATCTCGTTGTGTGTATGGTCCTTCCTTCAATGCCTTGACtctataaaatcaaattaatatgTTGCCATCCAAACTTCTTCCCGTGATCGCAGAACCTACCTTCTCTTGTGTGGTTTGCCCTTGAGATGCGATAGCATGCTATTCTCCGATTCATACCATTTTGCGCACTCGATGCAATACCATTTTCCCAAGCCTGGCAAATCCTCTGCGGCCTTTGAACCTTTATGTTGCGCAAGATGTTTTGGAGAACGAATATCGGCACAAATTTGATCGAGATCTCTATTGTGAAGAGTATTAGTTCTGCGCACACATTTTCTCCATGTCgaacaaatgaaattgaaaattgaaaatggaaaatggaaaatggaacttacctcaatcttcttctggtcttggtcttggtggATTTCTGAGGAATACCCATTGTGATGTATATGGacgtatgtgtgtatgtattaaTATCGTGATATCTTGTTTCCTCGCCTCGATTGGAGTTTTCCTGCAAATGGCAAATCTCGATGGATCGGAGAATGGTTGTCAGTCGCAAACTCCGCAATCTTCGCATTACTAAAAAATTTGCTGGCTCTAGGCTCGaattttttcgaaattacGGGGAAGCTTTCGCCCATCCCACTGTTTGGGGGATCCACTTTCGAGGGCCAATCCAACGTGGCGCATCTGTCCGAGGTTTCACGGTTAGGTCGGGAAGAGAGATGGAGGGTGTGCGGAAGTTGGGAACCGTTTTGGAAAGCTCCGCTCCATGTGTCCCGGCGGAAGTGCCATAAGTGCCATTTGTCTAAAGCCATCGAGATCGTTGTCAATGTTCCATGGGATCCTTATGCGCTGGTCCGACTGTGATGACAGAAAGTCTGAAATCCAAGTCCTGTGTCTACGAGTAACACGTTCACGCTATCTGGCCCTTTGAGATGCTGTCAAGTCCACACACGCCGTTGAGGCATGTACATCACCACAactacatatatacataaattACATTATCAGCGTTTGAACCGCCAACCCAGGGAGGTCCTGTATCAGCAACACATGATCGGAGGGCAAATCCGTCTTCGCATCGCACCGGACCCGTTTGACGGACAATAATGGTGAAGCCAGATTCACGAACAAATGACAATGTGGATAGAGGGATGCGGGCGTCGACATCTGATTGGCGACCCGTCGGAAAAGTGTATCCACTCGTCGACCTGCAGACCTACGAAAAATTCGCATTTGAAATATAGCCGCAAACAAAGGCTTCATTGCcgcttcaatttccatcGAACCCTTGGCGAGGGGGGAGAGACGAGGGGCCAGAGACGAGCGAGACGAGCGCAGAGTGCCAGAGTAACGCCAAATACGCAGAGTAAGAATAGTGTAGGCaagagaaaatgagaaataaattcattctgCTCTCTCCTGTTTGATGTACTCCTGGTATGCTCCTGGGATGATCGTTTCCGTTCcatctttctaattcctaCATGCGATATCAtacaatatcatatcataccacACATACTGTACCAACCGTACCAACCATACCACACATAccacacacaccacacataCCACCCACACATACCACCAAATTGACTCTCTGACTATTCTCCGGCATCAGTCAATTTCTCCATTTGCGATACATTTGTATTATAACTACGTTTCATTGGTCAAACGCATCCCAGATTACATCGTCGTGCATGCAAATTCCTGTCGCGCCTGAATCCCGTTGTACCCAAAAATCATAATACCTCGTCGCTGATTGGCCCGCTGCATTTGGTCCAAGCTTGAAGATAACCCGCGGCCCCCAAGCTCGGTTGTCCAAGTTTCTTCCTCCCACTATTTTACAACTTCGAGTTgtataataatctttccaACCTACAaccttcctccctcccctcctcttcaCCTTACCAACTTCTCTCATCATGTTGGCAACAAGACAGGCTCTCGCTGCTGCCCAGCGGCGAGCATTCACCGGCATGGGCATTCGCACAATGGCCACGGTTGGTGATTCCCCGCTTGACAAACAAGTGAGACAAAATATCCACGAGAAgaacaacttcatcaactACAAGAAGATGTCCGAGAACCTCTCCATCGTTCGTCAAAGATTAAACCGTCCTTTGGCATACGCCGAGAAGATTCTCTACTCGCATTTGGATGATCCCCACGGCCAAGAAATTGAGCGTGGTGTATCATACCTCAAACTCAGACCCGACAGAGTTGCTTGTCAAGATGCCACTGCTCAAATGGCCATCTTGCAATTCATGTCTGCTGGCATGCCTTCCGTCGCCAACCCTACCACCGTACACTGTGACCATTTGATTGAGGCACAAATCGGAGGTGCTAAGGATCTTACTCGGGctattgatatcaacaaggAAGTCTACGATTTCCTTTCTACTTCTTGCGCAAAATACAACATCGGTTTCTGGAAGCCAGGTTCCGGtatcattcatcaaattctcctCGAGAACTACGCTTTCCCAGGTGGTCTTCTCATCGGTACCGATTCCCACACACCAAACGCCGGTGGTCTCGGAATGTGCGCTATTGGTGTTGGTGGAGCTGACGCTGTCGATGTCATGGCCAACCTTCCTTGGGAGTTGAAGGCACCAAAGGTTATTGGTGTTAAGCTCACTGGTCAACTCTCCGGCTGGGCTACTCCAAAGGATATCATCCTTAAGGTCGCTGGTATCTTGACTGTCAAGGGTGGAACTGGTGCTATTGTCGAATACTTTGGTCCAGGTACTGAGACTATCTCAGCCACTGGTATGGGTACGATCTGTAACATGGTATGTTTATTTTTCTCGTCTCCAACATTCACATGCattcaatttctcaatctcttttAAACATCCACATGTCATCTTTTTGACTTATCACTAACTCTTTTCACAGGGTGCTGAAATTGGTGCAAccacttctctcttcccattcAACGACCGCATGTACGATTACCTCGCTGCTACCAAGCGTACCGAGATTGGAGACTTTGCTCGCACATACGCCAAGGAACTCAAAGAGGATGAGGGTGCACAATAcgatgaattgattgagatCAACCTTTCTGAGCTCGAGCCACACATCAACGGACCATTCACTCCAGATCTTGCTACCCCAATCTCCAAGTTCAGTGAGGCCGTCAAGGCTAACAACTGGCCTGAGGAATTGAAGGTCGGACTTATTGGTTCTTGCACAAACTCCTCTTACGAGGATATGTCTCGTGCTGCTTCTATCGCTGAAGATGCCATGGCTCATGGTGTTAAGGCAAAGGCTCTCTTCACTGTTACTCCTGGTTCCGAACAAATTCGTGCTACTATCGAGCGTGACGGTCAATTGAAGACCTTTGAGGTTAGTAATTTCTACACTGAACCATTAAAATAACACTATTCTAACCGTTTCCTCAGGACTTCGGAGGTATGGTTTTGGCCAACGCATGTGGTCCATGTATCGGTTAGTaccccttttccttttctccccCTTTTTGCCTAAACGATCCGacatttcaattctcaaccaGAACTTGAACATTTAAATCATTGAGAGAACGATTAGTTCATTTCTCACTTTAAGTGACTTTCAATTGTCGAATTTCATTGGTGCATTTGGAAGTCTTCAATTGTTGAGATTGACTCGGACATTGAAATACTTCATGAAGGATACCCTTCCGgatctattttattttcactGGATGAACTTTTATACTGACAGAAAAATCAAGGACAATGGGACAGACGTGACGTACCCAAGGGAACTGCTAACTCCATTATCTCGTCCTACAACCGTAACTTCACTGGACGTAACGATGCCAACCCAGCTACTCACTCCTTCGTCGCTTCACCAGATCTCGTAGTCGCTATGACTATCGCTGGTTCCCTCCACTTCAACCCTCTTACCGATACCTTGAAGGGTaaggatggaaaggaatTCATGTTGGCCCCACCTACTGGTGATGGATTGCCATCAAGAGGATATGACCCAGGACAAGACACTTACCAAGCACCACCTGCCGAGCGTGCCTCAGTCAATGTTGCCGTTTCCCCAACCAGTGACCGTCTTCAACTCCTCGAGCCATTCAACGCatgggatggaaaggatgCTTTGGATATGCCAATCTTGATCAAGGCTAAGGGAAAGACCACCACCGATCACATCTCTATGGCCGGTCCATGGCTCAAGTACCGTGGACATTTGGacaacatctccaacaacatGTTGATTGGTGCCACCAACAGTGCCAACGGTGAGGCCAACAAGGTCAAGAACTTCACCACTGGTGAATTCGATGCCGTCCCCGCCACTGCTAGAGATTACAAGAAGAAGGGTATCCGATGGGTTGTTGTCGGTGACTGGAACTACGGTGAGGGAAGTTCAAGAGAACACGCTGCTCTTGAGCCAAGACATCTTGGAGGTCTTGCCATCATCACCAAGTCTTTCGCCCGTATCCACGAGACCAACTTGAAGAAACAAGGAATGCTTCCTTTGACTTTCATCAACCCAGAAGACTATGACAAGATTGATCCATATGACAAGGTATGAAGCCTCAACAATTATCCTATAATGAATTACCAAACTAACTATTTCTCTCTTCAGGTCGACCTTTTGTGCACTGAGATCGCTGTTGGCAAGCCAATGACCCTCAGAGTCCACCCTAAATCCGGCGAGTCATTCGACATCAAGCTTGCACACACTTTCAACGCTCCACAAATTGAATGGTTCAAGAACGGAAGCGCTTTGAACACAATGGCAAAGATGAATgcataaattattaaaaatacatTGGGTGCGGTTGTGGTGTTGGGCGGTGGTTTACGAGAATTAAATTTTTCTGGGCTTTCGGAGCTAATGGGTTGCTCTGGTCTGCTACTGTATTTTGTTCATCACAGTGGGCCACTTTTTTTAGTTTCTGCTTTTACAGTTTATTCTCGTACATTAGGCCTCGTTTTTTATGTTAAAATGTATGAGATTCCCAGATGGGAAAATGCTATGATAATGAACGTTTTGTGCTATGGATTCTTTACGAGTGATGAcgtgaaatgaaaatatttgtTCCTTTTGAATGTCTGAATCTATGAGAAGAATATAAGGTTTCGCCATGGCTAAGCTAGCTATGCGCAACGAACCCCGTGTTCTGGGATGCGTTCTGACGGCAGGGCAATCACATTCTGTCTCTGTGTATTGAACCTCtgggagagaggaagggggAGAATGGATGATCTTTTCCTTGAGAGGATTTTAGGATTTAGAGTTGTGTGATGTGCGTGCGGTGtgcaattgattgatagtaTGATATGATCCCCGTCTCCCTTTTATCGATTCGCTTATTTTTGCGAGCTTGCTTTGTTGAGCTTGCTGTTATCACTACATCGTGTTGGAATAGCGAaggggggttttttttcGGTGGAGAGTCctgggttggttggttgtttATTGTTATGTGGCTATTGGGTGTGTGGTTAATAGGTGCGGGTTTGG
It encodes:
- the Bcbud20 gene encoding Bcbud20, whose protein sequence is MRRLRSLRLTTILRSIEICHLQENSNRGEETRYHDINTYTHTSIYITMGIPQKSTKTKTRRRLRDLDQICADIRSPKHLAQHKGSKAAEDLPGLGKWYCIECAKWYESENSMLSHLKGKPHKRRVKALKEGPYTQRDAEAAIGQGPADNGERNKALDVEVEMENSGIIDDQET
- the Bcaco1 gene encoding Bcaco1, with the translated sequence MLATRQALAAAQRRAFTGMGIRTMATVGDSPLDKQVRQNIHEKNNFINYKKMSENLSIVRQRLNRPLAYAEKILYSHLDDPHGQEIERGVSYLKLRPDRVACQDATAQMAILQFMSAGMPSVANPTTVHCDHLIEAQIGGAKDLTRAIDINKEVYDFLSTSCAKYNIGFWKPGSGIIHQILLENYAFPGGLLIGTDSHTPNAGGLGMCAIGVGGADAVDVMANLPWELKAPKVIGVKLTGQLSGWATPKDIILKVAGILTVKGGTGAIVEYFGPGTETISATGMGTICNMGAEIGATTSLFPFNDRMYDYLAATKRTEIGDFARTYAKELKEDEGAQYDELIEINLSELEPHINGPFTPDLATPISKFSEAVKANNWPEELKVGLIGSCTNSSYEDMSRAASIAEDAMAHGVKAKALFTVTPGSEQIRATIERDGQLKTFEDFGGMVLANACGPCIGQWDRRDVPKGTANSIISSYNRNFTGRNDANPATHSFVASPDLVVAMTIAGSLHFNPLTDTLKGKDGKEFMLAPPTGDGLPSRGYDPGQDTYQAPPAERASVNVAVSPTSDRLQLLEPFNAWDGKDALDMPILIKAKGKTTTDHISMAGPWLKYRGHLDNISNNMLIGATNSANGEANKVKNFTTGEFDAVPATARDYKKKGIRWVVVGDWNYGEGSSREHAALEPRHLGGLAIITKSFARIHETNLKKQGMLPLTFINPEDYDKIDPYDKVDLLCTEIAVGKPMTLRVHPKSGESFDIKLAHTFNAPQIEWFKNGSALNTMAKMNA